From a single Eremothecium sinecaudum strain ATCC 58844 chromosome III, complete sequence genomic region:
- the ASH1 gene encoding DNA-binding transcription repressor ASH1 (Syntenic homolog of Ashbya gossypii AER088C; Syntenic homolog of Saccharomyces cerevisiae YKL185W (ASH1)), whose product MPPAPPSSSSSVTSSYSAGSERSRKRSFEELILPPLQLSAGAPPSKQESPYFFDYSAKIKRARTTSPSPRGLHEITPTTSPAAQHANIVSLSSEFSSIFSSPLFNANTPSISLPPLKHLRLLPHPSKQTFSSRFPDTCERTQQWRDRLEYWCKEAERARYKDIATQVSEPVVKDLQMLASAAYVSSIVSAKDHFYELSNTSVKENIAITPPLSPKTSPRDPEGNVPLIKFSTAISEKLVQTIREKRISRAPHKKTNSCQARELKKLLESRSMFRSTSHSPKRVEKPRKGHQIVAKSPVTQQFVNDGVKTDTICPVQKKTPTTAAPPHDSLKVPYVTPTDPWPTSLPVENSPSIRKSKDLSTSICNIIPVDTGNTTVTPARPASPPMSSKSSARRPSVRKCLSCQCTDSPCWRPSWSDRKQDQLCNSCGLRYKKTQTRCVNPTCLKIPSKGELALMKANPKVTQVKDDGTLMECLRCLYCNNVTETKE is encoded by the coding sequence ATGCCTCCAGCTCCAccatcatcatcgtcatcgGTTACCAGCTCATACTCTGCAGGTTCAGAAAGAAGTAGAAAACGGTcatttgaagaattgaTTCTTCCCCCTCTTCAATTGAGCGCAGGCGCTCCCCCTTCGAAGCAAGAATCTCCATACTTTTTTGACTATAGTGCTAAGATAAAAAGAGCAAGGACGACTTCTCCATCGCCAAGAGGTTTGCACGAAATAACTCCAACAACATCACCAGCCGCCCAGCATGCTAATATTGTTTCATTATCTTCTGAGTTTTCGTCTATATTTTCGTCGCCATTATTCAATGCCAATACACCCAGCATCAGCTTACCTCCATTGAAGCACTTGCGGTTGCTTCCGCATCCAAGTAAGCAAACATTTTCATCACGATTCCCAGATACCTGTGAGCGGACACAACAATGGCGTGACAGATTAGAGTATTGGTGCAAGGAAGCGGAGCGGGCACGCTACAAAGACATAGCGACACAAGTTTCCGAGCCTGTTGTGAAAGATTTGCAGATGTTGGCAAGTGCTGCATATGTTTCATCAATAGTCTCAGCCAAAGACCACTTTTATGAATTGTCCAACACATCTGTGAAAGAAAACATAGCCATAACACCACCACTTAGTCCCAAAACTTCTCCACGAGATCCAGAGGGGAATGTGCCATTGATTAAATTTAGCACAGCTATCAGTGAGAAGCTCGTCCAAACAATTAGGGAAAAACGTATATCTCGCGCACCACATAAAAAAACCAACAGTTGCCAGGCCAGAGAGCTGAAGAAACTATTAGAATCTAGATCTATGTTCCGAAGCACTTCCCACTCTCCCAAGAGAGTGGAGAAACCAAGAAAAGGGCATCAAATTGTCGCCAAGTCCCCAGTTACACAGCAATTCGTGAACGATGGCGTAAAAACTGATACCATCTGCCCTGTTCAGAAAAAAACGCCGACAACGGCTGCACCACCTCACGACTCCCTCAAAGTACCTTATGTCACTCCTACAGACCCATGGCCCACTTCACTTCCTGTAGAAAACTCTCCCTCCATTAGAAAGTCTAAAGACCTTAGTACCTCGATCTGCAATATAATCCCAGTGGATACTGGGAACACCACGGTCACCCCGGCCCGCCCCGCTTCCCCTCCCATGAGCAGTAAATCCTCGGCAAGGCGTCCTTCTGTGAGAAAATGCCTCTCATGCCAATGCACCGACTCTCCATGCTGGCGGCCCTCCTGGTCAGATAGAAAACAGGATCAACTATGTAATTCCTGTGGCCTTCGATACAAAAAAACTCAAACGAGATGTGTCAATCCAACATGTCTAAAGATCCCTAGCAAGGGAGAATTGGCTCTAATGAAAGCCAATCCAAAAGTTACCCAAGTAAAAGATGATGGTACTCTTATGGAGTGTCTTCGTTGCTTATATTGTAATAACGTTACAGAAACCaaagaataa
- the RCI37 gene encoding Rci37p (Syntenic homolog of Ashbya gossypii ACL038C; Syntenic homolog of Saccharomyces cerevisiae YIL077C) — MADNPNNSNNSNNSAQVKLLEQPWFQKAYKSAVEFYKYDEVLQPEDRLSLSQSYVRISKSQFWGGWLAFSLVFVPPFIQRYYRTNSIKGVKLARNFILGSVAMFIGSNFGSSYMYRKILDDMKPEFDYGDAEEQSALASKRRQYNIMKLIKDGSSNKWASYFMNTYHDPGRRLPNPETKLRELQAGKVPRVNPVLDQRDPMGLYTSPKKQIPQEPKPLEHRPSEIDSLDGWTSGWPEEPKKTTESAWNRVRQQNTASNPATSNTWESLRQRSTRPEQRNGDHQNHLGVFGNYGDFRDGQNYTSNDDTMYTDDDIMDMLAGEQDRYGKDN; from the coding sequence ATGGCAGATAATCCAAATAACAGTAATAATTCTAATAATTCGGCTCAAGTTAAGCTTTTAGAACAACCCTGGTTCCAGAAGGCTTACAAATCTGCAGTAGAGTTTTACAAATATGATGAGGTACTACAGCCTGAGGATCGTTTATCTCTATCTCAATCTTATGTTAGGATCTCGAAATCGCAATTCTGGGGTGGTTGGCTGGCATTTTCATTAGTGTTTGTGCCTCCATTTATACAGCGGTATTATCGGACAAATAGCATTAAAGGTGTAAAGTTGGCCAGAAATTTCATTCTAGGGAGCGTTGCCATGTTTATTGGAAGTAATTTTGGCAGTTCATATATGTATCGTAAGATTTTGGATGATATGAAGCCTGAATTTGACTATGGCGATGCTGAAGAACAAAGCGCATTGGCATCTAAAAGGAGACAGTACAATATCATGAAACTTATAAAAGATGGTTCCTCCAATAAATGGGCCAGTTACTTCATGAATACCTACCATGACCCCGGCAGGCGGCTACCAAACCCAGAAACGAAATTGCGGGAGTTACAGGCGGGAAAAGTACCCAGGGTAAACCCGGTGCTTGATCAGCGGGATCCGATGGGCCTTTATACATCACCTAAAAAACAGATACCACAAGAACCCAAACCTTTGGAACACCGACCAAGCGAAATAGATAGTCTTGATGGATGGACTTCTGGTTGGCCTGAAGAGCCAAAAAAAACAACAGAATCAGCATGGAATCGGGTGCGTCAGCAGAATACTGCATCCAATCCTGCCACTAGTAATACATGGGAAAGTTTGCGTCAGCGAAGTACTCGTCCTGAACAGCGTAATGGTGATCATCAAAATCACTTAGGAGTCTTCGGTAATTATGGTGACTTCCGTGATGGCCAAAATTACACCAGTAACGATGATACGATGTATACGGATGACGACATAATGGACATGCTGGCAGGGGAGCAGGACCGTTATGGAAAGGATAATTAA
- the SEC28 gene encoding coatomer subunit epsilon (Syntenic homolog of Ashbya gossypii ACL037W; Syntenic homolog of Saccharomyces cerevisiae YIL076W (SEC28)), with protein MDYFSLKQQFYTGNYKQVLSDIEKHKTDSNDTVVYYKNRSQLALNKYEKGEKSQGLDALFDSYADFLSNKKKLVAFEKVAAKIPGLYVANLLACAKAVSGDLSGAWETCTSHLDEDSGSGAAELLLTAIQVGLVSGQHRQAAGLLENFMAARDIAPEDEIIINMAESYVHFHTSQHASGSNFYLYEELCQTFPSWKTQLGLLNLQLQQGNLPEAKAVIDLLEDEFYQKMAGADTYKADLLANKVTYAVMNGEDASIFRSELGQICPAHPLIKAHEECNTKFDAIVARYTA; from the coding sequence ATGGACTACTTCTCTCTTAAGCAGCAATTCTACACTGGGAACTACAAGCAGGTGTTAAGTGACATTGAAAAGCATAAAACCGATTCTAATGATACTGTTGTATACTATAAGAATAGAAGTCAATTGGCGCTAAACAAGTACGAAAAGGGTGAAAAGAGCCAGGGACTAGATGcattatttgatagttATGCGGATTTCTTGTCCAACAAGAAAAAGTTGGTAGCTTTCGAGAAGGTTGCAGCCAAAATTCCAGGCTTATACGTGGCAAATCTTTTGGCCTGTGCAAAAGCAGTTTCTGGCGACTTATCTGGAGCTTGGGAAACTTGTACCAGCCATCTCGATGAGGACAGCGGCTCGGGAGCAGCAGAATTGCTACTGACAGCCATCCAGGTTGGTCTAGTTAGTGGCCAGCACCGCCAAGCGGCTGGTCTGCTAGAGAACTTCATGGCGGCACGTGACATAGCCCCTGAGGACGAAATCATTATTAACATGGCCGAGTCCTATGTGCACTTCCACACAAGTCAGCACGCTTCTGGCTCTAATTTCTACCTGTACGAAGAACTTTGCCAGACATTTCCAAGTTGGAAAACTCAACTTGGGCTTTTGAATCTCCAGCTGCAGCAAGGAAATTTGCCTGAGGCCAAGGCTGTCATTGATCTGCTAGAGGACGAGTTCTATCAAAAAATGGCGGGCGCCGATACATATAAAGCAGATTTACTTGCCAATAAGGTAACATATGCTGTTATGAATGGCGAGGACGCATCAATTTTTAGAAGCGAGCTTGGACAGATCTGCCCCGCACACCCTCTCATCAAGGCTCACGAAGAATGCAACACCAAGTTTGATGCGATTGTAGCTAGATATACTGCCTGA
- the THS1 gene encoding threonine--tRNA ligase THS1 (Syntenic homolog of Ashbya gossypii ACL039W; Syntenic homolog of Saccharomyces cerevisiae YIL078W (THS1)) yields the protein MSAVELDNKVKDLSLVEKDKKKDKKQSKQGSLYLEPEASFIKERDQLFEELQKKYNEEIAAKPRVQITVVLKDGSEKEATAWETTPMAIATQISKSFADRQCISKVNGELWDLERPLEGEEGDKLKVEFFDFASDEGRRVFWHSSAHVLGEACECHLGAHICLGPPTDDGFFYEFSCGDSKDPESQARTVSQADFPNLEGVAKNVIKEKQKFERLVMSKEDLLKMFHYSKYKTYLVQTKIPDGGSTTVYKCGKLIDLCVGPHIPHTGRIKAFKLLKNSSCYFLGDSNNDSLQRVYGISFPDKKLMDAHLKFLAEASMRDHRKIGREQELFMFNEMSPGSCFWLPHGTRIYNTLVDFLRAEYRTRGYEEVITPNMYNSKLWETSGHWANYKENMFTFEVEKESFGLKPMNCPGHCLMFKSRERSYRELPWRVADFGVIHRNEFSGALSGLTRVRRFQQDDAHIFCTHDQIETEIENIFDFLKYAYGVFGFEFKMELSTRPENYVGDLETWNSAEAKLESALVKWGGDWELNPGDGAFYGPKIDIMISDALKRWHQCATIQLDFQLPNRFNLEFKAKENQEGECYERPVMIHRAILGSVERMTAILTEHYAGKWPFWLSPRQVLVVPVGVKYQDYAQSVRDQLAEAGCYADVDLSGNTLQKKVRTGQLYKYNFIFVVGEQEMNEQSVNIRNRDVTDLQGKNETVKLETVISQLLKLKEERRSDNILN from the coding sequence ATGAGTGCTGTAGAATTGGACAACAAGGTCAAAGATTTGTCTCTTGTAGAGAAAGACAAAAAGAAAGATAAGAAGCAATCCAAGCAAGGTTCTTTGTATTTGGAGCCAGAGGCTAGTTTTATAAAAGAAAGAGACCAGTTATTCGAGGAATTACAGAAGAAGTATAATGAGGAAATTGCTGCTAAGCCTAGGGTTCAGATTACTGTTGTTTTGAAGGATGGTTCAGAGAAGGAGGCTACAGCTTGGGAAACTACTCCAATGGCGATTGCGACGCAGATTTCTAAGTCGTTTGCTGACAGGCAGTGTATTTCAAAGGTTAATGGGGAATTATGGGATTTGGAAAGACCCCTAGAAGGTGAGGAGGGTGATAAATTGAAGGTTGAGTTTTTTGACTTTGCTTCTGATGAGGGCCGTAGGGTATTCTGGCACTCTTCTGCTCACGTGTTGGGTGAAGCTTGTGAGTGTCATTTGGGTGCTCATATTTGTTTGGGGCCACCTACCGATGACGGCTTCTTCTATGAGTTCTCTTGCGGTGACTCCAAGGACCCAGAGAGCCAAGCAAGAACTGTTTCTCAAGCAGACTTCCCAAACTTGGAAGGTGTTGCTAAAAACGTGATTAAAGAGAAGCAAAAGTTCGAAAGATTGGTTATGTCTAAGGAAGATCTTTTGAAAATGTTCCATTACTCCAAATATAAGACTTATTTGGTTCAAACGAAGATTCCAGATGGTGGATCCACTACTGTTTATAAATGTGGTAAATTGATTGACTTGTGTGTCGGTCCACATATCCCTCATACTGGCCGTATCAAGGCGTTTAAGCTATTGAAAAACTCTTCCTGTTACTTCTTGGGTGATTCTAACAATGATTCTTTGCAAAGAGTATATGGTATTTCTTTCCCTGATAAGAAGTTGATGGATGCTCATTTGAAGTTCTTGGCTGAGGCTTCGATGAGAGACCATAGAAAGATCGGTAGAGAACAAGAGTTGTTCATGTTCAATGAAATGTCTCCAGGTTCTTGTTTCTGGTTACCTCATGGTACCCGTATCTACAACACCTTAGTGGACTTTTTAAGAGCGGAGTACCGTACTAGAGGGTACGAGGAAGTTATCACTCCAAACATGTACAACTCCAAGTTATGGGAAACTTCCGGACATTGGGCTAATTATAAGGAGAACATGTTCACCTTTGAAGTTGAAAAGGAGTCTTTCGGTTTAAAGCCAATGAACTGCCCCGGTCACTGCTTGATGTTCAAGTCTCGCGAACGTTCTTATAGAGAATTGCCATGGAGAGTTGCCGACTTCGGTGTTATTCACAGAAATGAATTTTCTGGTGCTTTGTCTGGTTTAACTAGAGTTAGAAGATTCCAACAAGATGACGCCCATATCTTCTGTACCCACGATCAAATTGAAACCGAAATTGAGAACATCTTTGACTTCTTGAAGTATGCATACGGTGTTTTCGGTTTTGAGTTTAAGATGGAATTGTCTACCAGACCAGAAAACTATGTCGGTGATTTAGAAACCTGGAACAGTGCTGAAGCCAAACTAGAATCCGCGTTAGTTAAGTGGGGCGGTGACTGGGAATTGAACCCTGGTGATGGTGCCTTCTACGGACCAAAGATTGACATTATGATTTCTGACGCTTTGAAGAGATGGCACCAATGTGCTACAATTCAATTGGATTTCCAATTGCCTAATAGATTCAACTTGGAATTCAAGGCTAAAGAAAACCAAGAAGGCGAATGTTACGAAAGACCTGTCATGATCCACCGTGCTATTTTAGGTTCGGTGGAAAGAATGACTGCCATCTTGACTGAGCATTATGCTGGTAAATGGCCATTCTGGTTATCTCCTCGTCAAGTGCTAGTTGTACCAGTTGGTGTTAAGTACCAGGACTATGCCCAATCCGTCAGAGATCAATTAGCTGAAGCTGGCTGCTATGCTGACGTTGACTTGAGTGGCAACACTCTACAGAAGAAGGTTAGAACTGGTCAGTTATACAAGTATAACTTCATCTTTGTTGTTGGTGAGCAAGAGATGAATGAGCAATCTGTTAACATCCGTAACAGAGATGTTACTGATTTGCAAGGCAAGAATGAAACCGTTAAGCTTGAAACTGTCATAAGTCAATTGTTGAAGTTAAAGGAAGAGAGGAGAAGCGACAACATATTGAACTAG
- the AIR1 gene encoding TRAMP complex RNA-binding subunit (Syntenic homolog of Ashbya gossypii ACL040C; Syntenic homolog of Saccharomyces cerevisiae YDL175C (AIR2) and YIL079C (AIR1)): MAMITLSEVETHDGLPFVKPSGTSYSLDEKIVAPSIEEVDDDPEMLRNLRGQGRYFGAEKEEDGIKEAEPKCKNCSQRGHIKKNCPHVICSYCGLMDDHYSQHCPKTMRCSHCNESGHYRQHCSQKWKRIFCTLCNSKKHSRDRCPSIWRSYCLASTTVKRVLPSHRLYCYNCAGKGHFGDDCPLPRSSRVPNDDGSAFSGDNLASDLRREYFNRLSKQKREYEYYEETEAGAEEDTYHINYDDYEVDESQYANESKSRNRKRKRNNDNNYYGTNKSNSNRNGLPVPVSKGRTLQPPNSRWKNSLTFPRGGNNGNGSSVIGSRYLPPAPYQNDVARRNYNSYQPYRSGTLARKR, from the coding sequence ATGGCGATGATTACATTGTCTGAGGTAGAGACGCATGATGGGCTGCCTTTTGTTAAGCCTAGCGGGACTTCTTATAGTCTAGATGAGAAGATAGTTGCTCCATCGATTGAAGAGGTCGATGACGACCCGGAGATGTTGAGGAATTTAAGAGGACAAGGACGTTACTTCGGGGCTGAAAAAGAGGAAGATGGTATTAAAGAAGCAGAACCTAAATGTAAGAACTGCTCCCAGCGAGGTCATATCAAGAAAAACTGCCCTCATGTAATATGTTCGTACTGTGGACTAATGGATGACCACTATTCACAGCACTGCCCAAAGACGATGAGATGCTCACATTGTAATGAAAGTGGGCATTATAGGCAGCATTGTTCGCAGAAATGGAAAAGAATTTTCTGTACCTTGTGTAATAGCAAGAAACACTCTCGGGACAGGTGCCCAAGCATCTGGCGAAGTTACTGCTTGGCAAGCACAACAGTCAAGCGCGTGCTACCGAGCCATCGGTTATACTGCTATAACTGTGCAGGTAAGGGCCATTTTGGCGATGATTGCCCTTTGCCCAGGTCTTCCAGAGTCCCAAATGATGACGGCAGTGCATTTTCTGGCGATAATTTGGCCAGCGACCTAAGAAGAGAATACTTTAACCGTCTCTCTAAGCAGAAGCGCGAATACGAGTACTACGAAGAAACGGAAGCTGGAGCAGAAGAAGACACATACCATATTAACTACGATGACTATGAGGTAGACGAGTCACAGTATGCAAACGAGTCCAAGAGCAGGAATAGAAAACGCAAGAGAAATAATGATAATAATTATTATGGAACAAACAAGTCTAATTCCAACAGAAACGGGCTACCAGTTCCAGTATCAAAGGGTAGGACCCTGCAACCGCCCAACAGCCGGTGGAAAAATTCACTAACATTCCCCCGGGGTGGAAATAACGGTAATGGATCAAGTGTTATAGGATCACGTTATCTGCCGCCCGCCCCGTATCAAAATGATGTAGCGCGTAGAAACTACAATTCATACCAGCCTTACAGAAGCGGTACACTCGCACGTAAGAGATAG
- the GET2 gene encoding GET complex subunit GET2 (Syntenic homolog of Ashbya gossypii ACL036W; Syntenic homolog of Saccharomyces cerevisiae YER083C (GET2)), producing the protein MSELSESEKRQLLRERRKQKFSNGAGSTRLSKITGQQSGSFLPTESPLDRPKSSGSSAGDLNIQDKDDFFAEISKSAGSGISDKGKEGNPEVALLEQLMNMRGGPEKPGAGGNGIDDIFSSLFRQGAQPGPEAAGVPSADMVSVSMHTHRAKQLKAYTILIRWAVLFPLVYFAMTPPSNIIGEYIHSLLQRFSFFMMFSTFEIVTISMYYQALLRLEKINKVNTMNNTSKLVTWANLIPEGILPVSNIPGKLTIIMYYWDVFSMCLTDLSFCIVAVGVISYYHSFV; encoded by the coding sequence ATGTCTGAATTAAGTGAGTCTGAAAAGCGTCAGCTGCTACGTGAAAGAAGAAAGCAGAAGTTTTCTAATGGCGCTGGTTCAACTAGATTGAGTAAGATTACAGGTCAACAATCGGGTAGCTTTCTGCCAACTGAATCACCTTTGGATAGACCAAAGAGTTCAGGTTCTTCAGCGGGGGACTTGAATATTCAAGATAAGGATGATTTTTTTGCAGAGATTAGCAAGAGTGCAGGTTCTGGCATTAGCGATAAAGGAAAGGAAGGTAATCCTGAGGTGGCACTATTAGAGCAGTTAATGAACATGAGAGGAGGACCTGAAAAGCCGGGAGCTGGTGGAAACGGTATAGATGATATATTTTCTTCGCTATTTCGTCAAGGTGCTCAACCAGGACCGGAAGCTGCTGGTGTGCCATCGGCTGACATGGTGAGTGTTTCGATGCATACACACCGGGCTAAGCAACTGAAAGCGTATACGATTCTTATTAGATGGGCCGTTTTGTTTCCGCTTGTATACTTTGCAATGACGCCACCAAGTAATATAATTGGTGAATATATCCATTCGCTTCTCCAGAGATTTAGTTTCTTTATGATGTTCAGTACTTTTGAGATTGTTACTATTAGCATGTACTACCAGGCACTGTTGAGATTAGAGAAAATTAACAAAGTCAATACTATGAACAACACTAGCAAGCTCGTAACTTGGGCCAACTTGATTCCTGAAGGAATTCTTCCTGTTTCAAATATCCCCGGCAAATTGACGATTATCATGTATTACTGGGATGTTTTCTCGATGTGTTTGACGGATCTGTCTTTCTGCATCGTCGCTGTTGGTGTAATTAGCTATTATCATAGTTTCGTCTAA
- the URA1 gene encoding dihydroorotate dehydrogenase (Syntenic homolog of Ashbya gossypii ACL035C; Syntenic homolog of Ashbya gossypii NOHBY303; No homolog in Saccharomyces cerevisiae; Syntenic homolog of Kluyveromyces lactis KLLA0C09240g), whose amino-acid sequence MPSRLFARNISCMLSARKYSASSSKIPLKASFLGGASRIMILTTTAILGTACGFYVMNSRSAIHEHVLCPLIRFVTPDAEDGHRLGIWLMKWGITPRLLFDKDDEVLNVEVFGKKLTNPIGCAAGLDKDAEAIDGIAGVGFGYVEVGTVTPLPQPGNPKPRFYRLPKDEAVINRYGFNSSGHETVFKNVTRRVSSFLNSYFENGDIDTLSLYKNKLLGINLGKNKTGHEVEDYLKGVEKFQPLADVLVINVSSPNTPGLRNLQQEGKLVELLSQIVAKRDSLVSKGNALGAKEHKPPVMVKIAPDLTEPELQSIAEAAKKSKVDGIIISNTTIARPKDLYTADEELKSQGGGLSGKPLKPYSLKALKTVAKYTKDSDLVLVGCGGISSGKDAIDFAKAGATFVQLYTAFAFKGPGLIARIKDEVTEQLKAEGKTWMQIIGEDNK is encoded by the coding sequence ATGCCTTCACGCCTATTTGCTAGAAATATCTCTTGCATGTTGAGTGCACGTAAGTACTCAGCATCAAGTTCAAAGATCCCGTTGAAGGCTTCATTTCTAGGCGGTGCTTCGAGAATCATGATACTTACTACAACTGCTATTTTAGGTACGGCATGCGGTTTCTACGTTATGAATTCAAGGTCTGCTATTCATGAGCATGTACTATGTCCTCTCATAAGGTTTGTTACTCCGGATGCGGAAGATGGCCATAGGCTAGGAATTTGGTTGATGAAATGGGGCATAACTCCAAGATTACTGTTCGATAAAGACGACGAAGTTTTAAATGTGGAGGTATTTGGAAAGAAGTTAACAAACCCAATTGGTTGTGCTGCCGGTTTAGACAAAGATGCAGAGGCCATTGATGGTATTGCAGGCGTTGGTTTCGGCTATGTGGAAGTAGGAACAGTTACGCCTTTGCCCCAGCCAGGAAATCCAAAGCCAAGATTTTACAGATTACCAAAGGATGAAGCCGTCATTAACAGATATGGATTCAACTCTTCTGGACATGAAACTGTCTTCAAAAATGTTACCCGCCGTGTCTCATCATTTCTGAACTCGTACTTCGAGAATGGTGATATTGACACTCTGTCTTTGTATAAGAACAAGCTGTTGGGAATTAACTTGGGAAAGAATAAAACTGGTCATGAGGTTGAAGATTACTTAAAGGGTGTTGAGAAGTTTCAACCACTTGCAGATGTTCTTGTTATTAACGTTTCATCACCAAATACACCTGGTCTAAGAAACTTACAGCAAGAGGGTAAATTGGTTGAGTTATTATCCCAAATTGTAGCTAAAAGAGACTCTTTAGTTTCTAAAGGAAATGCTCTCGGTGCTAAAGAACATAAGCCACCTGTTATGGTTAAAATTGCTCCTGATTTGACAGAGCCAGAACTGCAATCTATAGCAGAGGCTGCTAAGAAGTCCAAGGTTGACGGTATTATTATATCAAACACTACAATTGCTAGACCAAAAGATCTCTACACTGCTGATGAGGAACTAAAGTCGCAGGGTGGCGGTCTATCCGGTAAGCCTTTGAAACCATATTCTTTGAAGGCTCTAAAAACTGTAGCAAAGTACACTAAAGACTCTGACTTAGTCTTGGTCGGCTGCGGTGGTATTTCATCAGGGAAGGACGCAATTGACTTTGCCAAAGCAGGTGCTACATTTGTGCAATTATACACTGCTTTTGCTTTCAAAGGGCCCGGGCTTATTGCCAGGATTAAAGACGAGGTCACTGAGCAACTAAAAGCTGAAGGCAAGACCTGGATGCAAATCATTGGCGAGGACAACAAATAA